One part of the Glycine soja cultivar W05 chromosome 11, ASM419377v2, whole genome shotgun sequence genome encodes these proteins:
- the LOC114373933 gene encoding polypyrimidine tract-binding protein homolog 1-like encodes MACSLRIDEGVSAQTEKQFTVPSKVVHFRNLPKQCSEEELIKLCSPFGKVVNIMSGVGPNRNQGFVEFEDINEANSIVSYYLSSNPVQLRGKTIYVQYSERPELVINKYTKGNILIVTMEGIQAGDVGIDVIHLVFSEFGFVQKISTFEKNACFQAMVQFPDVKTASSAKDALDGKSIPRYLLPNYVCDCNLRITYSAHQDLTIKFQSNRTRDYTNPTLPVNQTSIDRAIQPFENHVLWASFENMQYDVTVDVLHSVFSEYGTVQKISIFEKNGQTHALIQYPDIATATAAKKALMGHCIYDDGCCKLRLSYSHHTDINVKGSSDKSRDYTMPNHGLFEEQVETTDLENPHSTSMSHNSSNSSSAHALQAQVHGGQIPSWNPIHNYMFAPGTFPNQTYAVPPYLVYAVHNESYMEITPPGVPGFSPHMQAGFVGFLPLGVQPYYYGY; translated from the exons ATGGCTTGTTCCCTCAGAATCGATGAAGGAGTGTCTGCCCAGACTGAGAAGCAGTTCACTGTGCCATCGAAGGTGGTGCACTTCCGAAACCTTCCAAAACAGTGCTCTGAAGAGGAGCTCATAAAGTTGTGTAGCCCCTTTGGTAAAGTCGTCAACATCATGTCCGGTGTTGGTCCCAATAGAAACCAGGGTTTTGTTGAGTTT GAAGATATAAATGAAGCCAATTCAATTGTTTCATACTATCTGTCTTCAAATCCTGTTCAACTTCGTGGTAAAACTATTTATGTTCAATATTCTGAGAGACCAGAACTTGTCATTAACAAATACACTAAAGGAAATATCTTGATTGTAACCATGGAAGGCATCCAAGCTGGAGATGTAGGCATTGATGTCATCCACTTG gtCTTTTCTGAGTTTGGCTTTGTTCAAAAAATTTCTACATTTGAAAAGAATGCGTGTTTCCAG GCTATGGTTCAGTTTCCTGATGTTAAGACTGCTTCTTCGGCCAAGGATGCGCTAGACGGAAAAAGCATACCAAG ATACTTGCTCCCAAATTATGTTTGTGATTGTAACTTGCGCATTACATACTCAGCACATCAAGATCTTACTATCAAGTTCCAGTCTAACCGTACCAG GGATTACACAAATCCTACGCTTCCTGTTAATCAGACTTCTATTGATAGGGCAATAcag CCTTTTGAAAATCATGTCCTATGGGCTTCATTTGAAAATATGCAGTATGATGTCACTGTGGATGTCCTTCATTCA GTGTTCTCTGAATATGGTACTGTGCAAAAAATTTCTATATTTGAAAAGAATGGTCAAACTCACGCACTAATTCAGTACCCTG ATATCGCCACAGCAACAGCTGCAAAAAAAGCTCTAATGGGGCATTGCATATATGATGATGGCTGTTGTAAGCTTCGTCTATCATACTCTCATCATACTGATATTAACGTAAAG GGTTCCAGTGACAAAAGTAGAGACTATACCATGCCCAATCACGGTTTATTTGAAGAACAAGTTGAAACAACAGATTTGGAGAATCCTCATTCGACTTCTATGTCCCATAATAGTAGTAATAGTAGTAGTGCTCATGCTTTACAGGCTCAAGTACATGGAGGACAAATTCCTTCGTGGAACCCAATCCACAATTACATGTTTGCACCTGGTACTTTTCCTAATCAAACTTATGCAGTTCCTCCATATCTTGTCTATGCAGTTCATAATGAAAGTTACATGGAAATCACTCCACCTGGGGTTCCTGGTTTCTCACCTCACATGCAAGCTGGTTTTGTGGGTTTTTTACCTCTTGGTGTACAACCTTATTATTATGGATACTAG